Proteins from a genomic interval of Lolium perenne isolate Kyuss_39 chromosome 1, Kyuss_2.0, whole genome shotgun sequence:
- the LOC127339135 gene encoding uncharacterized protein: MEGDMIGAFQAEYKEAMLNEEAEPRRPRRRREFIRRDRLGAHDRLFEDYFADDCNYPPSFFRRRYRMRRSLFLRIVDRLGEYSPYFTQRVDALNRASFSPLQKCTAALHLLAYGAAADTIDEWLKLARQTSSDCLDRFYEGIIDCYGEQFFRRPNVEDIQRLLAKGEERGFPGMLGRIDCMHWQWRNCPVAHAGQFKRGDIKHPTIILEAVASYDRWIWHAFFGVAGTNNDINVLNQSSLFTDVLRGEAPIVNFTVNGHEYNYGYYLADGIYPSWPVFMKGVTLPQSEKHRLFIAAQSAWRKDVECAFGVLKATF, encoded by the coding sequence ATGGAGGGTGATATGATCGGTGCATTCCAGGCGGAGTATAAGGAGGCGATGCTCAACGAGGAGGCGGAGCCAAGACGGCCGCGACGCCGCCGAGAGTTCATCAGGCGTGATCGACTGGGTGCCCACGATCGGCTCTTcgaggactacttcgccgacgactgCAATTATCCTCCGAGCTTCTTTCGGCGAAGGTATCGGATGAGGCGATCCCtttttctgcgcattgtggatagaTTGGGTGAATACTCTCCGTATTTCACCCAAAGAGTTGATGCTCTCAACCGTGCTAGTTTTTCTCCCCTACAAAAGTGTACTGCGGCTTTGCATTTGTTAGCTTATGGAGCCGCTGCAGATACGATAGATGAGTGGCTTaagttagctagacaaacttcatcAGATTGTCTAGATAGATTCTATGAAGGCATCATTGACTGTTACGGGGAACAGTTTTTCCGTCGACCAAATGTCGAGGATATTCAGCGTCTGTTAGCGAAAGGCGAGGAGCGTGGCTTTCCGGGCATGTTAGggcgcatcgattgcatgcattggcagtGGAGGAACTGCCCAGTGGCGCATGCCGGTCAATTCAAAAGGGGAGACATCAAACACCCTACCATAATCTTAGAAGCCGTTGCGTCGTATGATCGTTGGATCTGGCATGCCTTTTTTGGAGTGGCCGGGAccaacaacgacatcaatgtACTCAACCAGTCGTCGTTGTTCACTGATGTGCTTAGGGGAGAAGCACCCATAGTGAACTTCACGGTGAATGGACACGAGTACAACTATGGTTACTACCTTGCCGACGGCATCTACCCCTCCTGGCCGGTGTTCATGAAAGGTGTTACTCTTCCACAAAGTGAAAAGCATCGACTGTTCATTGCTGCTCAATCAGCTTGGCGCAAAGATGTCGAGTGTGCCTTTGGAGTGCTGA